A stretch of the Leptospiraceae bacterium genome encodes the following:
- a CDS encoding DMT family protein has protein sequence MLTILLLTISNVFMTFAWYGHLKFKEIELWKVVLASWSIAFLEYCFMVPANRLGHGQFNATELKTIQEAITLVVFSLFSIFYLKEEFKWNYAVGFLMIVSAVFVIFRKW, from the coding sequence ATACTAACAATTTTACTTCTTACAATTTCTAATGTATTCATGACTTTCGCTTGGTATGGTCACTTAAAGTTTAAGGAAATAGAATTATGGAAAGTAGTTCTTGCAAGTTGGAGCATTGCATTTTTAGAATACTGCTTTATGGTTCCCGCGAATCGCCTGGGTCATGGTCAATTCAATGCAACGGAGTTGAAAACAATTCAAGAAGCAATTACTCTCGTAGTGTTTAGTTTATTCAGTATTTTTTATTTGAAGGAAGAGTTTAAATGGAATTATGCGGTGGGATTTTTGATGATCGTTTCGGCGGTCTTTGTTATCTTTCGAAAGTGGTAA
- the murF gene encoding UDP-N-acetylmuramoyl-tripeptide--D-alanyl-D-alanine ligase: MIEVFSYNLFSIRSLFGDFRLTEKEKISSISTTSTEVKKGTLFIPLRGNRDGHEFIPDALSRGAIAFLCEKDHPILKELNFEEIQKAIIVDNTLYALGKIAAFHRNRFNPLVIGITGSSGKTTTKELMGLVALQIGKNQVVITEKNYNNEIGVPFTLFRINEKTKIVVCEMGMNHSREIARLTAIARPGIALVTNVGPCHIENLGSLEGIAHAKAEIIEGMPERSILFIPETVLHRKIFQEKAKQQKVILKNFSVKKSHDMKIEQVLPEGFELNLFGSKLNWNIPGEKILENLSGVISVAKELNFNPDEIRKGLSTYKAKDKRFVIEKKHYRLINDTYNANPDSMESSLTSLRQVALANPYYAILGDMKELGKFSKLYHLQLGLFCKDLGLSGLITFGKDAQWIAKEYYKNKKKEKILHFIDSNESIEALIAYVKSEIPKGSFILVKGSRSMKMERIVEGLSF, encoded by the coding sequence ATGATTGAAGTTTTCTCTTATAATCTATTTTCAATTCGGTCTCTGTTTGGTGACTTTCGCTTAACAGAAAAAGAAAAAATATCCTCTATTAGCACAACTTCTACGGAAGTCAAAAAAGGAACTCTATTCATACCTCTCCGTGGAAATAGAGACGGTCATGAGTTTATACCCGATGCACTCTCGCGTGGCGCTATTGCATTTCTTTGCGAGAAAGACCATCCCATTTTAAAAGAACTCAACTTTGAAGAAATCCAAAAAGCGATCATTGTGGATAATACTCTTTATGCTCTTGGAAAAATCGCAGCCTTTCATCGCAATCGATTCAATCCTCTTGTGATTGGTATCACTGGTTCTAGTGGCAAGACAACTACAAAAGAACTCATGGGTCTAGTCGCCCTGCAGATTGGTAAAAACCAAGTAGTGATAACAGAAAAAAATTATAACAATGAAATCGGAGTTCCTTTTACTCTATTTCGAATCAATGAAAAAACGAAGATTGTTGTATGCGAAATGGGAATGAATCATAGTAGGGAAATAGCACGATTAACCGCTATCGCTCGTCCCGGTATTGCACTTGTCACAAACGTAGGTCCCTGCCATATCGAAAACCTAGGCTCGTTGGAAGGCATAGCTCACGCCAAGGCAGAAATTATCGAAGGAATGCCAGAGCGGAGTATATTATTTATCCCCGAGACTGTTTTACATCGAAAAATATTTCAAGAGAAAGCAAAACAGCAAAAAGTAATTCTTAAAAATTTTTCAGTTAAAAAAAGTCATGATATGAAAATAGAACAAGTCTTACCGGAAGGTTTTGAGTTAAATCTATTTGGTAGTAAATTGAATTGGAATATTCCCGGAGAAAAAATTCTAGAGAATCTTTCGGGAGTAATTTCTGTTGCAAAAGAATTAAATTTTAATCCAGATGAAATTAGAAAGGGTCTTTCTACTTATAAAGCCAAAGACAAAAGATTTGTAATTGAAAAAAAGCATTACCGACTAATCAATGATACCTACAATGCAAATCCAGATTCAATGGAATCCTCACTCACATCTCTCAGGCAAGTTGCCTTGGCTAATCCATATTATGCGATTTTAGGAGACATGAAAGAGCTTGGAAAATTTTCAAAACTTTATCATTTGCAATTAGGTTTGTTTTGTAAAGACTTAGGTCTTTCTGGATTAATTACATTTGGAAAAGATGCACAGTGGATTGCAAAAGAATATTATAAAAACAAAAAGAAAGAAAAAATCCTTCATTTTATTGACTCAAATGAATCGATTGAAGCTTTGATTGCTTATGTAAAATCGGAAATTCCAAAAGGAAGTTTTATTCTAGTGAAAGGTTCAAGGTCTATGAAAATGGAAAGAATAGTAGAAGGTTTATCATTTTGA
- the purE gene encoding 5-(carboxyamino)imidazole ribonucleotide mutase, producing MSPIVAVIMGSHSDYETMKEACNILERFEIPYEKKIVSAHRSPELMFEFAKSASKRGLQVIIAGAGGAAHLPGMVASLTTLPVLGVPVQSKSLSGLDSLYSIVQMPGGVPVGTLSIGTAGAVNAGLLAVRILSLGNNKLVKALESYREEIMLAALAKEKDLK from the coding sequence ATTTCTCCAATCGTCGCAGTCATCATGGGTTCTCATTCTGATTATGAAACTATGAAAGAAGCCTGCAATATTTTAGAGAGGTTTGAAATTCCTTACGAAAAAAAAATCGTATCCGCTCATAGATCACCCGAATTGATGTTTGAATTTGCGAAGTCTGCTTCTAAGAGAGGCTTACAAGTGATTATCGCTGGAGCGGGAGGGGCTGCGCATTTACCCGGAATGGTTGCCTCGCTTACTACACTTCCAGTGCTTGGAGTTCCCGTTCAGTCGAAATCACTCAGTGGACTAGATAGTCTTTATTCGATTGTGCAGATGCCTGGTGGAGTTCCCGTTGGCACACTTTCTATTGGAACGGCTGGTGCGGTAAATGCTGGTTTGCTTGCAGTTCGAATTTTATCTCTGGGGAATAACAAGTTAGTGAAAGCTCTCGAGTCTTATCGAGAAGAAATAATGTTAGCCGCTCTTGCAAAGGAAAAGGATTTAAAGTGA